The nucleotide sequence CATATTGAATTAGGAAAATTACTAACTGGTGCAATTAACCCTTTAGTACTTTTGGTATCTGGAGGACATACTATGTTACTGGCATTTCTTAATAAACAATGGAGAGTTTTTGGTGAAACCTTGGATATCACATTGGGTCAACTTCTTGATCAGTTTGGTCGATCAATTGGATTTGCATCACCATGTGGAAAAAATATAGAAGAACTAGCCTCCACATCACTAAATTACGTTCAACTACCATATTCTGTCAAAGGAAATGATGTTTCTTTTTCAGGCTTGTTATCTGCAACAAAATCTGTAGCAAAAAAAAGTAAAGTTGATGCATGCTATTCCATTCAAGAAACTGCTTTTGCCATGATTAGTGAAACAGTAGAGCGGGCATTATCATTTACAGGTAAAAAAGAATTGATGATTGTAGGTGGTGTTGCAGCTAACAAAAGATTATCTGAAATGCTTAAAGATGTATGTAAAAGGCATAAATCCAAATTTTTCGTGGTTCCATTACATTATGCTGGTGATTGTGGTAGCCAAATATGTTGGACTGGACTTTTGGAATCTCAAGTTAAAGAAGGTACTTTACTAAAAGATACTTTTGTTACACAATCCTGGAGATTAGATTCAGTTAAAGTTGACTATTGATTTTTGTACTCAGTAACTGCCCTGTCAATATTTTTGAGCCAATCTTTTGTATTGAAAACTCCAAACTTGAAAGTTTTTTCACCTTTATCTGTTTTTACA is from Nitrosopumilus sp. and encodes:
- the kae1 gene encoding KEOPS complex N(6)-L-threonylcarbamoyladenine synthase Kae1, which codes for MLGLGIESTAHTFSCAIIEKKGKEGKILSDIRKIYRPADGEGIHPREASRHHIENSSLVLSQCLKEAHATITDLDIISYAAGPGLGPCLRVGAVIARSLSSFYKIPIYPVNHAIGHIELGKLLTGAINPLVLLVSGGHTMLLAFLNKQWRVFGETLDITLGQLLDQFGRSIGFASPCGKNIEELASTSLNYVQLPYSVKGNDVSFSGLLSATKSVAKKSKVDACYSIQETAFAMISETVERALSFTGKKELMIVGGVAANKRLSEMLKDVCKRHKSKFFVVPLHYAGDCGSQICWTGLLESQVKEGTLLKDTFVTQSWRLDSVKVDY